A single window of Nicotiana sylvestris chromosome 3, ASM39365v2, whole genome shotgun sequence DNA harbors:
- the LOC104224650 gene encoding pentatricopeptide repeat-containing protein At3g49240, mitochondrial, whose translation MALSKHTFFTHHLKTLAKPHYLRRPQPPPPSFISLRLLSFATPEEAAAERRKRKRRLRIEPPLSSLRQQHQPRPTTPQNPSSANNPNAPKIPETVSVLTGNRLNLHNKILKLIRENDLEEAALYTRHSVYSNCRPTIFTCNAVMAAQLRQSRYSDLLSLHRFITQAGVAANIVTHNLLLTAYMDCRKTDMAMEHYKQLINNAPFNPSPTTYRILIKGLVDNNKIDRALELKEEMLSKGFSADPIVYSYLMSGQAKGSNPDGVFELYEELKEKMGGYVSDGVVYGSLMKGYFLRGMEKEAMESYEEAVGANSKIKMSAVAFNYVLDALSKNGKFDEALKLFDRMLNEHDPPKRLTVNLGSFNVMVDGYCALGRFKDAIDVFSSMGEKRCRPDTLSYNNLIEQLCKNDLLGEAEDLYKDMGEKGVSPDEFTFVLLMDTCFKENRPDDAAMYFKTMVDAKLRPNLGVYNRLVDGLVKVGKVDEAKSFFDLMMGKLRMNDDSYKFMMNALFEIGKHDEVLKIVDRMLREDPADFTDELQEFIREALKKEGRDEELTKLMDDIEREKKEAAAAEAEAAERAKASARAAVSSLINSPKLFGNKEPEEQSTTAGEAANNNDDVKQAVPEEEVSAQEIAAEASSSGEGAEAENLVATEARSDGAEAENLAATEARSDGAV comes from the coding sequence ATGGCTCTCTCCAAACACACCTTTTTCACCCATCACCTCAAAACCCTAGCTAAACCCCATTATCTCCGCCGCCCTCAACCACCACCACCTTCCTTCATCTCCCTCCGTCTCCTCTCCTTCGCCACCCCAGAAGAAGCTGCCGCCGAACGCCGTAAACGCAAGCGACGCCTCCGTATTGAACCTCCTCTATCCTCCCTCCGCCAACAGCACCAACCTCGTCCTACAACCCCTCAAAACCCTAGCTCCGCCAATAACCCTAATGCCCCGAAAATCCCCGAAACTGTTTCCGTACTCACCGGAAATAGACTCAATCTCCATAATAAGATTCTCAAACTGATTCGTGAGAATGATCTAGAAGAAGCGGCGTTGTACACGCGCCACTCTGTTTACTCCAATTGCCGACCCACTATCTTCACGTGTAACGCCGTTATGGCTGCACAGCTCCGTCAGTCCCGTTATTCCGACCTGCTCTCACTTCACCGGTTCATCACGCAGGCTGGCGTGGCGGCGAACATCGTCACACACAATCTGCTCCTCACGGCTTATATGGATTGCCGTAAAACTGATATGGCTATGGAACATTACAAACAGCTTATTAATAATGCACCATTTAACCCTTCACCTACGACTTATCGGATACTTATTAAAGGACTTGTTGATAATAACAAGATTGATAGGGCATTGGAATTGAAGGAGGAAATGTTGTCTAAGGGTTTTAGTGCTGACCCAATTGTGTATAGTTATTTGATGTCTGGACAAGCTAAGGGTTCAAACCCGGATGGTGTTTTCGAACTTTAtgaggagttgaaggagaaaaTGGGAGGGTATGTTTCGGATGGAGTGGTTTATGGGAGCTTAATGAAAGGTTATTTTTTGAGGGGAATGGAGAAGGAGGCAATGGAGTCTTATGAGGAAGCTGTGGGTGCGAATTCTAAGATTAAGATGAGTGCAGTGGCGTTTAACTATGTTTTAGATGCTTTAAGCAAGAATGGGAAGTTTGATGAGGCTTTGAAGTTATTTGATAGGATGTTGAATGAGCATGATCCTCCTAAAAGATTGACTGTGAATTTGGGTAGCTTTAATGTGATGGTGGATGGTTATTGTGCATTGGGAAGGTTTAAAGATGCAATTGATGTTTTTAGCAGCATGGGTGAGAAGAGGTGTAGACCAGACACGTTGTCTTACAATAATCTGATTGAGCAGTTGTGCAAAAACGACTTGTTGGGTGAGGCTGAGGACCTTTATAAGGATATGGGAGAGAAGGGGGTCAGCCCCGATGAGTTCACGTTCGTTTTGTTGATGGATACTTGCTTTAAAGAAAATAGGCCTGATGATGCTGCCATGTATTTTAAGACTATGGTTGATGCTAAATTGAGGCCCAATCTTGGGGTTTATAATAGGTTGGTTGATGGGTTGGTTAAAGTTGGTAAAGTTGATGAAGCAAAATCATTTTTTGATTTAATGATGGGAAAGCTGAGGATGAATGATGATAGCTACAAGTTTATGATGAATGCATTGTTCGAGATTGGAAAGCATGATGAGGTGCTTAAGATTGTGGATAGAATGTTAAGGGAGGATCCAGCCGATTTCACTGATGAGTTGCAAGAGTTTATTCGAGAAGCCTTGAAGAAGGAAGGTAGAGACGAGGAGTTGACCAAGCTTATGGATGACAttgaaagagagaagaaagaagcTGCAGCCGCAGAAGCTGAAGCAGCTGAAAGAGCAAAGGCGAGTGCAAGAGCTGCTGTTTCTTCTTTGATAAATAGTCCTAAATTGTTTGGAAATAAGGAGCCCGAAGAGCAGTCAACAACTGCTGGTGAGGCTGCGAACAACAATGATGATGTTAAACAAGCGGTCCCTGAAGAAGAGGTGAGTGCTCAAGAAATTGCTGCCGAGGCTAGTTCTTCTGGTGAGGGTGCAGAAGCTGAGAACCTGGTTGCTACAGAAGCTAGAAGTGATGGTGCAGAAGCTGAGAACCTAGCTGCTACAGAAGCTAGAAGTGATGGTGCAGTTTGA
- the LOC104224649 gene encoding E3 ubiquitin-protein ligase SINAT3-like, translated as MEMESIECVSLSDGIEDEEIQSSSVHQFSSAKTHNIIPSGIAPTSVHELLECPVCTNSMYPPIHQCHNGHTLCSTCKTRVHNRCPTCRQELGDIRCLALEKVAESLELPCKYYSLGCPEIFPYYSKLKHEALCNFRPYNCPYAGSECSVTGDIPYLVAHLRDDHKVDMHTGCTFNHRYVKSNPREVENATWMLTVFHCFGQYFCLHFEAFQLGVAPVYMAFLRFMGDETEARNYSYSLEVGANGRKLIWEGTPRSIRDSHRKVRDSHDGLIIQRNMALFFSGGDRKELKLRVTGRIWKEQQNPEGGVCIPNLCS; from the exons ATGGAAATGGAGAGTATAGAGTGTGTGTCGTTATCTGATGGCATAGAAGATGAAGAGATCCAGTCTTCTTCTGTGCATCAATTTTCTTCTGCAAAAACTCACAACATTATTCCTTCCGGAATTGCCCCTACCAGTGTCCATGAATTACTTGAATGCCCCGTTTGCACCAATTCTATGTACCCTCCTATTCATCAG TGTCATAATGGACACACGCTTTGTTCTACCTGCAAAACGAGGGTGCATAATCGTTGTCCTACATGCAGACAAGAACTTGGTGATATAAGGTGCTTAGCACTTGAGAAGGTTGCAGAGTCACTTGAACTCCCTTGCAAATATTATTCTTTGGGGTGCCCAGAAATATTCCCATATTACAGTAAGCTCAAGCATGAGGCACTGTGCAATTTTAGACCATACAATTGCCCATATGCTGGATCAGAGTGCTCAGTGACCGGTGACATCCCTTATTTGGTTGCACATTTAAGAGATGATCATAAAGTGGATATGCACACCGGATGCACATTCAACCACCGTTACGTGAAGTCAAATCCTCGAGAAGTAGAAAATGCCACATGGATGCTGACG GTCTTCCATTGTTTTGGGCAGTATTTTTGTCTCCACTTTGAGGCCTTCCAGCTTGGAGTGGCCCCTGTTTACATGGCCTTTCTACGATTTATGGGGGATGAGACTGAGGCACGCAATTACAGCTATAGTCTCGAAGTAGGTGCGAATGGTAGAAAGCTCATATGGGAGGGAACACCAAGAAGTATTCGAGATAGCCACCGCAAGGTCAgggacagtcatgatggtcttaTAATCCAACGTAACATGGCACTTTTCTTTTCTGGCGGGGATCGAAAGGAGCTAAAACTTCGAGTTACTGGAAGGATATGGAAAGAACAGCAAAATCCAGAGGGTGGAGTGTGCATACCAAATCTCTGTAGCTAA